Proteins found in one Solitalea lacus genomic segment:
- a CDS encoding sugar MFS transporter, with protein sequence MSEISTSTLVAEEKKTSASSSFLSPLVIICMLFFIFGFVTWANGTLIPFFKLSFGLTNAQAFLVTFSSYMAYFFLALPSSWILKKIGFKNGIIVGLLILGLGSLMFIPAAQTRTFGLFLTGIFVQGAALALLQTASNPYLTIIGPIESAAKRISFAGICNKTAGITVPFIMGSIFLKNAETVEKKIEAATGLEKEQLLNEVLSRVNTPYIVLAVLFCLFAVLIKYTNLPEVQVEEDVVDDASGEVIKHKSIFQFPHLFLGAFCIFVYVAAEVMAGDIIGVYGKALGISADIAKYFTALTLSGMLIGYILGIVAIPKYISQQKALRICAILGIIFSVLAYVTSGYTSVIFIALLGLANSLMWPAIFPLGINHLGKFTKTGSAIMIMGIAGGAIWPLFYAFLEDHLHLNFQLAYFIAIIPCYLYILYFAVSGHKVGLKHKYN encoded by the coding sequence ATGTCTGAAATCTCTACTTCAACCCTTGTTGCCGAGGAAAAGAAAACGTCCGCGTCAAGCAGCTTTCTTTCACCTCTTGTGATTATTTGTATGCTGTTTTTCATTTTCGGGTTTGTAACCTGGGCTAATGGAACATTAATACCGTTTTTTAAACTTTCGTTTGGTCTTACAAATGCTCAAGCGTTTTTGGTAACATTTTCCTCTTACATGGCTTATTTCTTTTTGGCTTTACCTTCCTCATGGATTTTAAAGAAAATTGGATTTAAAAATGGAATTATTGTCGGATTATTAATATTAGGCTTGGGATCATTAATGTTTATTCCGGCAGCCCAAACCCGCACATTTGGATTATTTTTAACAGGAATTTTTGTACAGGGAGCAGCATTGGCCTTATTACAAACTGCCTCTAATCCATATTTAACGATTATTGGCCCAATTGAAAGTGCCGCAAAGCGAATTAGTTTTGCTGGTATCTGTAATAAAACAGCAGGTATCACTGTACCTTTCATTATGGGTAGTATTTTTTTGAAAAACGCTGAAACAGTAGAGAAAAAAATTGAGGCAGCAACAGGCTTAGAAAAAGAACAGCTATTAAATGAAGTTCTAAGTCGTGTAAACACACCTTACATTGTTTTGGCGGTTTTGTTCTGCTTATTTGCTGTATTAATTAAATACACCAACTTACCTGAAGTCCAGGTGGAAGAGGATGTTGTTGATGATGCCAGCGGAGAGGTAATTAAACACAAAAGCATATTTCAATTCCCACATTTGTTCTTAGGAGCCTTCTGTATTTTTGTTTATGTAGCTGCCGAAGTTATGGCTGGAGACATTATAGGTGTTTACGGAAAAGCATTGGGAATTAGTGCTGATATTGCAAAATATTTTACAGCTTTAACGCTGTCAGGTATGTTGATTGGCTATATTTTGGGTATTGTTGCAATTCCTAAATATATTTCACAACAGAAAGCATTAAGAATTTGTGCTATTTTAGGAATTATATTCTCTGTACTTGCCTATGTAACTTCAGGATATACCTCAGTAATCTTTATCGCATTATTAGGATTAGCTAATTCATTAATGTGGCCTGCAATTTTCCCGCTTGGTATTAATCACTTGGGAAAATTTACAAAAACAGGTTCTGCAATTATGATTATGGGTATTGCAGGCGGTGCAATTTGGCCTTTATTTTATGCTTTTTTAGAAGATCATTTACACTTAAACTTCCAATTAGCATACTTTATCGCTATCATTCCTTGCTATTTATATATTTTGTATTTTGCAGTTTCAGGACATAAAGTTGGCTTAAAACATAAGTATAACTAA
- a CDS encoding nucleotidyltransferase family protein, whose product MKPTLLVLAAGMGSRYGGVKQIDKFGPNGECLMDYSLYDAVKAGFGKIVFIVREEIEQDVRDLFDKNLKPHVEVEYAIQRLEEPSDIIPTGIERGKPWGTGHAVLAAADKINEPFAVINADDYYGPEAYQILAKYLSGDLKEGDYSMVGYILSNTLSDYGSVSRGCCQVENGFLTEVIERTKIERNGTGIKYDDKSGKGVLPESTVVSMNFWGFTPDVFDRFKTRFAEFVKENASDPKSEFFIPLPVQEMIEEKSARVKVFETNSTWFGVTYTEDKEFVSNSLKKLIADGVYPEKLWN is encoded by the coding sequence ATGAAGCCTACTTTACTAGTTTTAGCAGCAGGAATGGGAAGCCGTTATGGCGGCGTTAAACAAATTGACAAATTCGGCCCTAATGGCGAATGTTTAATGGATTATTCATTATACGATGCTGTTAAAGCCGGTTTTGGTAAAATTGTATTCATTGTTCGCGAAGAAATTGAACAAGATGTTCGAGATTTATTTGATAAGAACTTAAAACCACATGTTGAGGTTGAATATGCCATTCAACGTTTAGAGGAGCCTTCGGATATTATCCCTACTGGTATAGAGCGTGGTAAACCTTGGGGTACTGGTCATGCTGTACTTGCGGCTGCTGATAAGATTAATGAGCCTTTTGCAGTTATTAACGCAGATGACTATTACGGTCCTGAAGCATACCAAATTTTAGCCAAATATCTTTCAGGTGACTTAAAGGAAGGCGATTATTCAATGGTAGGCTACATTTTGAGTAATACACTTTCTGATTATGGATCTGTTTCTCGTGGTTGCTGCCAGGTTGAAAATGGTTTCCTTACAGAGGTAATTGAGCGTACTAAAATTGAACGCAACGGTACAGGAATTAAATATGATGACAAGAGCGGTAAAGGTGTTTTACCTGAAAGCACCGTTGTTTCAATGAACTTCTGGGGCTTTACTCCTGATGTGTTCGACCGTTTTAAAACTCGTTTTGCAGAATTTGTAAAAGAAAACGCTAGCGATCCTAAATCTGAGTTCTTTATTCCACTTCCGGTTCAGGAAATGATTGAAGAAAAGTCGGCACGTGTTAAAGTGTTTGAAACTAATAGTACATGGTTTGGAGTTACCTATACTGAAGACAAGGAGTTTGTAAGTAATTCGCTTAAAAAACTTATTGCTGATGGTGTTTACCCAGAGAAATTGTGGAATTAA
- a CDS encoding peptidase U32 family protein — MQNTNRYIELMAPAGNFESLQAAIDNGADSVYFGVEQLNMRAVSSINFVLEDIPEIVARCKPKGIRTYITLNTIVYDHDMNMVKNIVGEAKKHGITAIIAADHAVIAHARSIGMEVHISTQVNVTNVETVKFYALFADTVVLSRELSLNQVKKITDAIEKEQIKGPSGKLVEIEIFGHGALCMAVSGKCYLSLHTHNSSANRGACRQNCRKKYVVTDEDGIQLEIDNEYIMSPQDLCTINFLDKVLDAGVSVLKIEGRGRAADYVATTIKCYRQAIDSYKEDSYSKEKVDNWMEQLATVYNRGFWSGYYLGQELGEWTKDHPGSHATRKKLFVGTGEHYFTKAGIAQFKLEAFDIKVGDKMLITGPTTGVKEFDIDKLMVNDVFAEQAVKGDQVTIPLDFKIRKSDKLYKLVEA; from the coding sequence ATGCAGAATACTAACAGATATATAGAGCTGATGGCTCCCGCCGGTAATTTCGAATCGTTGCAGGCTGCTATCGACAATGGTGCAGATTCGGTGTACTTCGGTGTTGAGCAGTTGAATATGAGGGCTGTATCATCTATTAATTTTGTTTTAGAGGATATTCCTGAAATTGTTGCCCGCTGTAAACCCAAAGGTATTCGTACCTATATCACCCTAAATACAATTGTTTACGACCATGATATGAATATGGTTAAAAACATTGTGGGTGAAGCAAAGAAACACGGAATTACGGCAATTATTGCCGCTGACCATGCTGTTATTGCACATGCGCGCAGTATTGGCATGGAAGTACATATTTCAACACAGGTTAACGTTACTAATGTTGAAACTGTTAAGTTTTATGCCCTGTTTGCTGATACGGTTGTTTTAAGTCGTGAGCTAAGTTTGAATCAGGTGAAAAAAATCACCGATGCCATTGAAAAAGAACAGATCAAAGGCCCTTCTGGTAAACTGGTTGAAATTGAAATTTTCGGTCATGGGGCGCTTTGTATGGCCGTATCTGGAAAATGCTATTTAAGTTTGCACACTCATAATTCTTCTGCAAACAGAGGTGCCTGTCGCCAAAACTGCCGCAAAAAATATGTGGTTACTGATGAAGATGGAATTCAGTTAGAAATCGATAACGAATACATCATGTCGCCGCAAGATTTATGCACTATCAATTTCCTTGATAAAGTATTAGATGCAGGTGTGAGTGTATTAAAAATTGAAGGACGTGGACGTGCTGCCGATTATGTGGCTACAACTATAAAATGTTACCGCCAGGCTATTGACTCTTATAAAGAGGATAGCTACTCTAAAGAAAAAGTTGATAACTGGATGGAGCAATTGGCAACAGTTTATAATCGTGGTTTCTGGAGTGGCTATTACTTGGGCCAGGAGCTAGGAGAATGGACAAAGGATCATCCCGGATCACATGCGACTCGTAAAAAATTGTTTGTTGGAACTGGAGAACATTACTTTACCAAAGCCGGAATTGCTCAATTTAAACTTGAAGCATTTGACATTAAAGTAGGTGATAAAATGTTAATTACCGGACCTACTACAGGGGTTAAAGAATTTGACATTGACAAACTGATGGTTAATGATGTATTTGCTGAACAAGCTGTAAAAGGCGATCAGGTTACTATACCTCTTGATTTTAAAATCCGTAAGTCTGATAAATTATATAAGTTAGTAGAAGCATAG
- the cobC gene encoding alpha-ribazole phosphatase, producing MDIYLIRHTEVNIAKGICYGQSDLDVLQDSVQQTSEQLSLLLPQNKTLYSSPLKRCKTLASHLTNQVLFDDRLMEMNFGDWELQDWNNINQAELNPWMEDFVNIQVPNGESFVQLHGRTVDFINELINNQEKQIVIITHAGVIRSWLCEVLGIPLKNAFKLAIDYGSVSKLSFNYNHWSVQFINNKLS from the coding sequence ATGGACATCTATTTAATCCGTCATACAGAGGTAAACATTGCCAAAGGTATATGTTACGGGCAAAGTGATCTGGATGTTTTACAGGATTCTGTACAACAAACGAGCGAGCAATTATCTTTACTGCTCCCTCAAAATAAAACTCTGTATTCCAGTCCACTGAAACGTTGCAAAACCTTAGCCAGCCACCTTACCAACCAAGTCTTATTTGACGATCGTTTAATGGAAATGAACTTCGGAGACTGGGAACTTCAGGACTGGAATAATATAAATCAAGCCGAATTAAATCCATGGATGGAAGATTTTGTAAACATTCAGGTGCCAAACGGTGAAAGTTTTGTTCAATTACATGGGCGAACAGTTGATTTCATTAACGAACTGATTAATAATCAAGAAAAACAGATCGTAATAATAACTCATGCAGGAGTAATCAGAAGCTGGTTATGTGAAGTTTTGGGAATACCATTAAAAAATGCTTTTAAATTGGCAATTGATTACGGTTCAGTTAGTAAATTGTCATTCAATTACAATCATTGGTCAGTTCAATTTATCAATAATAAATTGTCGTGA
- a CDS encoding SIR2 family NAD-dependent protein deacylase, producing MKKLVVLTGAGISAESGLKTFRDSDGLWEGYDINEVATPEGWRKNPALVQEFYNMRRKAVVEAEPNAAHYALAELQQYFDVVIITQNIDNLHEKAGSNKVIHLHGIITKSQSSLDPNLTYDIEGYEIKMGEKCEKGSQLRPHVVWFGEAVPMIEPAARECSEADLFAVVGTSLQVYPAAGLIDFVPYESPKFLVDPNTPYVSGNIKTIKEKASVGLPLLVELLLQENGG from the coding sequence ATGAAAAAACTAGTTGTACTTACAGGTGCCGGCATAAGTGCCGAAAGTGGTTTAAAAACATTCAGGGATAGTGATGGTTTATGGGAAGGTTACGACATCAATGAAGTAGCTACTCCTGAAGGTTGGCGTAAGAACCCTGCTTTGGTGCAAGAGTTTTACAATATGCGCCGAAAGGCGGTTGTTGAAGCAGAACCCAACGCTGCACATTATGCTCTTGCCGAGTTGCAACAATATTTTGATGTAGTAATTATTACTCAAAACATTGATAATCTACATGAAAAAGCAGGTTCAAACAAGGTGATTCATTTACACGGCATCATTACCAAATCACAAAGCAGTTTGGACCCGAACCTTACTTATGACATAGAAGGTTATGAAATTAAAATGGGAGAGAAGTGCGAAAAAGGCTCCCAGCTACGGCCGCATGTGGTATGGTTTGGTGAAGCCGTTCCGATGATTGAACCTGCCGCCCGTGAATGTTCAGAGGCAGATTTGTTTGCAGTCGTTGGGACTTCCTTACAAGTTTATCCGGCTGCTGGACTAATTGACTTTGTTCCATATGAAAGCCCTAAGTTTTTGGTCGACCCTAATACACCTTATGTTTCAGGAAATATCAAAACCATTAAAGAAAAGGCTAGTGTCGGTTTACCACTATTAGTTGAGCTCCTTTTACAAGAAAATGGGGGATAA
- a CDS encoding ferredoxin, giving the protein MVIITLQREKCIGCNYCAELDPEHFRMSKKDGKSNLLHSVDKKGFHTVRVPHDFVFEQVEIAANACPVRIIKVSKI; this is encoded by the coding sequence ATGGTTATTATTACGCTGCAACGCGAAAAGTGCATTGGTTGTAATTATTGCGCAGAACTTGATCCGGAGCATTTTCGAATGTCGAAAAAGGATGGAAAGTCAAACCTACTGCACTCAGTTGATAAAAAGGGATTTCATACAGTACGCGTTCCGCATGATTTTGTTTTTGAACAGGTAGAAATCGCTGCTAATGCTTGCCCAGTGAGAATAATTAAAGTAAGTAAAATATAA
- a CDS encoding DUF6580 family putative transport protein, whose product MENKLINPRFAVVTLMIVIAAITRFLPHPPNFTAIGSLALFGGAMYADKRLAVIMPLAAMFISDLFIPYGFSPAVYASFVGIVIIGFMLRNKVGVKNVVLATLASAVLFFVVSNFFVWFGGTMYPQTFEGLLLCYTAAIPFFWNMLAGTVFFNLIFFGGFYLLEKQYPALAVR is encoded by the coding sequence ATGGAAAATAAACTGATCAATCCGCGTTTTGCCGTGGTAACTTTAATGATAGTAATAGCGGCTATTACCCGCTTCTTACCACACCCACCTAACTTTACTGCTATTGGTTCATTAGCCTTATTTGGAGGTGCAATGTATGCAGATAAGCGATTAGCTGTAATTATGCCTTTGGCTGCAATGTTTATCAGCGACTTGTTTATCCCTTACGGGTTTTCACCTGCTGTTTATGCAAGTTTTGTAGGTATTGTTATTATAGGCTTTATGTTGCGCAATAAAGTTGGTGTTAAAAATGTTGTACTTGCAACTTTGGCTTCTGCAGTTTTGTTTTTTGTTGTAAGCAACTTCTTTGTATGGTTTGGCGGTACAATGTATCCTCAAACATTTGAAGGATTATTATTATGCTACACTGCTGCAATTCCCTTCTTTTGGAATATGCTTGCAGGTACCGTTTTCTTTAATCTGATTTTTTTCGGGGGATTTTATTTACTGGAAAAGCAATATCCGGCTTTAGCAGTTCGCTAG
- a CDS encoding class I SAM-dependent methyltransferase: MMDNSVVYNTFFDHLRTSLSNETFAKLTLAKTIGNTQLLNIYVKPVKLKQELKLSLTYHFQTQDKVENYDIEEGIEVLKSYINNPFLSAILFTTQADIALKLNKKRVATIIESKPTFTQSVAQTHDQPKKRLIEADKANYLMHLGIVDEKGQVIKSMADKYRQINKYIEIIEGLVKNAAISKEDFQVIDMGSGKGYLTFALYDYLVNNLGINATVIGIELRKELVDLCNSIAQKCGFKNLHFVSERIENYKTEKIDLLIALHACDTATDDALYKGISAGAQLIVCAPCCHKQIRKQLHCSTELTPVLKHGIFEERQAEMLTDGLRSLLLESQGYKSKVFEFISNEHTRKNVMIVGSKMKDNKNQRTVKAQIDQLKLAYGIKEQQLETLLINNGFYNV; this comes from the coding sequence ATGATGGATAATTCAGTAGTTTACAATACATTTTTTGATCATTTACGTACAAGTTTATCTAACGAAACGTTTGCTAAGCTTACTTTGGCTAAAACTATTGGGAATACCCAGTTATTAAACATATACGTTAAACCGGTTAAACTTAAACAAGAACTAAAACTTTCCCTCACTTATCATTTTCAAACTCAAGATAAGGTTGAAAACTATGATATTGAAGAGGGGATAGAGGTTCTGAAGTCATATATCAACAATCCGTTTCTATCGGCTATATTATTTACCACCCAGGCTGACATTGCATTGAAACTGAATAAAAAGCGTGTTGCTACTATAATTGAATCAAAACCAACCTTTACCCAATCGGTGGCTCAAACGCATGATCAACCTAAAAAACGCTTAATCGAAGCTGACAAAGCTAATTACCTCATGCATTTGGGCATTGTTGATGAAAAGGGCCAGGTTATAAAATCAATGGCTGATAAATACCGTCAAATCAATAAATACATTGAGATTATTGAAGGTTTGGTTAAGAATGCAGCAATAAGTAAAGAGGATTTCCAAGTTATAGACATGGGATCGGGAAAGGGCTATTTAACCTTTGCCTTGTATGATTATTTAGTGAATAATCTGGGTATAAATGCAACAGTTATCGGCATTGAATTAAGAAAAGAATTGGTTGACCTTTGTAATTCCATCGCTCAAAAGTGCGGCTTTAAAAATTTGCATTTTGTTTCGGAACGAATAGAGAATTACAAAACTGAAAAAATTGACCTGTTGATTGCTTTGCACGCCTGCGATACAGCAACTGATGATGCCTTGTATAAGGGTATTAGTGCAGGGGCCCAGCTTATTGTTTGCGCACCATGTTGTCATAAACAAATCCGCAAACAACTTCATTGCTCAACAGAACTTACCCCTGTTTTAAAGCATGGAATTTTTGAAGAACGACAGGCCGAAATGCTTACCGATGGACTGCGCTCTTTATTACTTGAATCACAGGGATATAAATCAAAAGTATTTGAGTTTATCTCTAATGAGCATACACGTAAAAATGTTATGATTGTGGGTAGTAAGATGAAGGATAATAAAAATCAAAGGACAGTTAAAGCTCAAATAGATCAACTAAAATTAGCTTACGGTATTAAGGAACAGCAATTGGAAACCCTATTAATCAATAATGGATTTTATAATGTTTAG
- a CDS encoding MFS transporter, whose protein sequence is MTNSSSTKSQFLTLVTVFFFWGFLAASNGVFIPFCKSHFELTQLQSQLIDWAFYFAYFFGSLGLYLIDKIVGIDILNKIGYKMGIIYGLFFSAFGALLMIAAVNSGSYTFILASFFVIALGFSLQQTCAQPFAISLGEPKSGANRLSFAGGVNSFGTTVGPIIVGYFLFGGPGGDASRVEITSVNTMYMILAGLFVAVALFFMFSNLPKITHDEHIEPGLGALKYPQLVLGMVGIFIYVGVEVTIQSNMGALLKLPEFGGYEESQIAHFISLYWASLMIGRWTGAISVFNFSSSTNKILTVFIPFIAFAVALGANYLGGHPISDLYPYAFCIVLFIVCYFIGEDKPAKTLLILALFGVVAMLIGLFAKGAVAKFAFISGGLACSIMWPCIFALATAGLGKYTSQGSMFLIMMILGGAIIPLVQGAIADSSIGIHQSYWIAVVCFAYLAFFAVRVKGILKAQGIDYEQEAVAAAH, encoded by the coding sequence ATGACTAACAGTAGTTCAACCAAATCCCAGTTTCTTACGCTGGTAACGGTATTTTTCTTTTGGGGCTTTTTAGCAGCTTCCAATGGGGTATTTATACCGTTCTGTAAATCACATTTCGAGTTGACCCAATTACAGTCGCAGCTGATCGACTGGGCATTTTACTTTGCTTATTTCTTCGGTTCTTTAGGTTTATATCTTATTGATAAAATCGTAGGAATCGATATTTTAAATAAAATAGGTTACAAAATGGGCATCATTTACGGATTGTTTTTCTCTGCTTTTGGAGCGTTGTTAATGATTGCGGCAGTAAACTCCGGCTCATATACCTTCATTTTGGCTTCTTTCTTTGTTATTGCTTTAGGATTCTCACTGCAACAAACCTGTGCCCAGCCATTTGCCATTTCACTTGGTGAACCAAAATCTGGTGCCAACCGATTGAGTTTTGCCGGTGGTGTTAATTCATTTGGAACAACTGTAGGTCCTATTATTGTTGGTTACTTCTTATTTGGAGGCCCAGGAGGTGATGCTTCTAGGGTAGAAATTACCTCTGTAAATACTATGTACATGATTTTAGCGGGACTGTTTGTTGCTGTTGCTTTATTCTTCATGTTCTCTAATCTTCCCAAAATTACCCACGATGAACATATTGAGCCAGGTTTAGGAGCGTTGAAATACCCTCAATTGGTTTTAGGTATGGTCGGTATTTTTATCTATGTAGGTGTTGAGGTTACTATTCAGAGTAACATGGGCGCCTTGTTAAAATTGCCTGAGTTTGGTGGTTATGAAGAATCTCAAATTGCTCACTTTATTTCATTATACTGGGCCAGTTTGATGATTGGACGTTGGACAGGTGCTATTTCAGTATTTAATTTTTCTTCGTCAACCAATAAAATTTTGACTGTTTTCATTCCTTTCATTGCCTTTGCAGTTGCTTTGGGTGCAAATTATTTAGGCGGACATCCTATCAGTGATTTATATCCGTATGCGTTCTGTATTGTATTGTTTATTGTATGTTACTTTATAGGTGAAGATAAACCAGCAAAAACGCTTTTGATTCTTGCTTTATTTGGTGTTGTTGCCATGTTAATTGGTTTATTCGCAAAAGGCGCCGTTGCTAAGTTTGCCTTCATCAGTGGTGGTTTAGCATGTTCTATCATGTGGCCTTGTATTTTTGCTTTGGCTACAGCTGGCTTAGGTAAATACACCAGCCAGGGGTCAATGTTCTTAATTATGATGATTCTAGGCGGGGCAATCATTCCATTAGTTCAGGGAGCTATTGCCGATAGCAGTATAGGTATTCACCAGTCATATTGGATTGCCGTTGTTTGTTTTGCTTATCTTGCATTCTTTGCCGTTCGTGTAAAAGGTATCCTTAAAGCGCAGGGTATTGATTATGAACAGGAAGCGGTAGCGGCTGCTCACTAA
- a CDS encoding adenosylcobinamide-GDP ribazoletransferase codes for MQETEQMLSQQVNSTPDKSSFKRALIIQLNLFFTAIMFYTRIPCPKWITHQQEYLNRATVYFPIIGWLVGMVAAITFWLSSQLFNPALAVIISIISSILITGAFHEDGFGDVCDGFGGGWTKQRILEIMKDSRVGAYGVIGIVLMLSIKFFGLTAINLTILPFVIVVAHSLSRATALSFIYSHEYSRENEDSKAKPIAKKLPFRSLLLAMFWGILPLLIVCYYFNNWLYLAVFVPLVLLKYYLGRYFNKWINGYTGDCLGATQQLAEVIIYLFFASTLWTSI; via the coding sequence ATGCAAGAAACTGAGCAAATGCTTTCACAGCAAGTTAATTCAACCCCAGACAAGTCGTCATTTAAAAGGGCATTGATTATTCAGCTTAACTTGTTTTTTACAGCAATAATGTTTTACACGCGAATTCCTTGCCCTAAATGGATTACTCATCAGCAAGAATATTTAAACCGGGCAACTGTTTATTTTCCAATTATCGGTTGGCTGGTGGGTATGGTAGCAGCAATTACGTTTTGGCTTTCTTCCCAGCTATTTAATCCCGCTCTTGCTGTAATAATAAGCATAATCAGCAGTATTTTAATTACAGGAGCCTTTCATGAGGATGGCTTTGGGGATGTTTGTGATGGCTTTGGAGGTGGCTGGACTAAACAGCGTATCCTTGAAATAATGAAAGATAGCAGGGTAGGAGCTTATGGTGTAATTGGAATTGTCCTTATGTTAAGCATCAAGTTTTTTGGCTTAACTGCAATAAACCTTACAATTTTGCCTTTTGTAATAGTTGTGGCCCATTCATTAAGTCGTGCAACAGCTTTGTCATTCATTTATTCCCACGAATATTCACGAGAAAACGAAGACTCAAAGGCAAAACCCATTGCTAAAAAGCTACCATTTAGAAGTCTTTTACTTGCCATGTTTTGGGGTATTTTACCATTACTAATTGTATGTTATTATTTTAACAACTGGTTGTACTTAGCTGTATTTGTGCCTTTAGTATTGTTAAAGTATTACCTGGGTAGATATTTTAATAAATGGATTAATGGTTATACCGGTGATTGCTTAGGGGCAACCCAACAGCTAGCTGAAGTAATTATTTATTTGTTTTTTGCTTCAACCTTATGGACATCTATTTAA